One stretch of Pseudomonadota bacterium DNA includes these proteins:
- the rnr gene encoding ribonuclease R has protein sequence MPTRRREAAPFPDKDEIRRFIAESSGRVGKREIARAFSITGDQRTQLREILRALREEGVFDHRKSGPAQSLSSLPNVCVLVVDRIDSDGELRARPLDKTDATEIPIIYMTPATPSQGALGVGDRVLARLEHLDDGSYQATAIRVLEAGGKRVIGLFSLDRDGGRIQPADRRARNDYLVTSEHCAGAETGELVLAEILSGRHLGLPRARVTERLGNMNDPHSISLLAIHANFIPTLFSDAALAQAEAAQPAALDKRTDLRAVPLVTIDGVDARDFDDAVWAEADSDPANPGGWHILIAIADVAHYARHRDALDHDARERGNSVYFPDRVVPMLPEALSNGLCSLKPDEDRACLAVHIYLSQEGEIRRHEFVRALMRSAARLNYAQLQKALDGHPDDTLEPLMAGVVAPLYGAYLALEVARRKRGTLELDLPEREIKLAPDGSVARISEAPRYDSHKLIEEFMIAANVAAAETLEAHKMPCVYRTHDQPDDAKLEGLREMLAGFGLKLSKSRHITPLNLNQILAKATDGPNQHLISTLVLRAQARAEYSPNNIGHFGLALKRYAHFTSPIRRYADLLVHRALITALGFGEDGLPPGVETEFTEVCAHISQTERRAVVAERDANDRYTTAYLATHVGADFPGRVSGVARFGLFVELDETGADGLIPARSLGAARPRHDPARHSLSFGATHVSIGDRVVVRLADANALTGGMIFELLELNGKPWKQRSGGDPSKKRGRAGKARKGGKRHRGK, from the coding sequence GTGCCGACCAGGCGCCGCGAGGCCGCGCCGTTTCCCGACAAGGACGAAATCCGCCGTTTTATCGCCGAAAGCAGTGGACGCGTCGGCAAACGTGAGATCGCCCGCGCATTTTCCATCACCGGCGATCAGCGCACGCAACTGCGCGAGATATTGCGTGCACTGCGCGAAGAGGGTGTGTTCGACCATCGCAAGAGTGGACCCGCTCAAAGCCTAAGCAGTCTACCCAATGTCTGTGTGCTAGTGGTCGACCGGATCGATTCCGACGGCGAACTTCGCGCCCGCCCACTCGACAAGACGGACGCGACGGAAATTCCAATTATCTACATGACGCCGGCAACGCCGAGCCAAGGCGCGCTTGGCGTCGGCGACCGGGTGCTGGCACGCCTCGAGCATCTCGACGACGGCAGCTATCAGGCCACGGCCATCCGCGTGCTCGAAGCCGGCGGCAAGCGCGTGATCGGGCTCTTTAGCCTCGACCGCGACGGTGGACGGATCCAACCGGCGGACCGCCGCGCGCGAAACGATTACCTCGTCACCAGCGAACATTGCGCCGGCGCCGAGACGGGCGAACTGGTGCTGGCAGAAATTCTGTCGGGGCGTCATCTCGGCCTGCCGCGCGCCCGCGTGACCGAACGCCTCGGAAATATGAATGATCCGCACAGCATCAGTCTGCTCGCCATTCACGCCAATTTTATCCCCACCCTTTTTTCCGATGCCGCTTTGGCTCAGGCCGAAGCCGCGCAGCCGGCGGCGCTCGATAAGCGCACGGATTTGCGCGCCGTCCCCTTGGTTACCATCGACGGGGTCGATGCCCGCGATTTCGACGATGCGGTCTGGGCCGAGGCCGATAGCGATCCCGCCAATCCAGGCGGCTGGCATATTCTTATCGCCATCGCCGACGTCGCCCATTATGCGCGCCATCGCGACGCGCTCGACCACGACGCGCGCGAGCGCGGCAACTCGGTCTATTTCCCGGACCGCGTGGTGCCGATGCTGCCCGAAGCGCTTTCCAACGGCCTCTGTTCGCTAAAGCCCGATGAGGACCGCGCCTGCCTCGCCGTGCATATCTACCTCTCCCAGGAGGGCGAGATACGGCGCCATGAATTCGTCCGCGCTCTTATGCGCTCCGCCGCCCGCCTCAATTACGCGCAACTGCAAAAGGCTCTGGACGGCCACCCCGACGACACGCTCGAGCCCTTGATGGCAGGCGTAGTCGCGCCGCTTTACGGTGCCTATTTGGCGCTCGAGGTGGCACGGCGAAAACGTGGGACTCTCGAACTCGACCTCCCCGAGAGAGAGATAAAATTGGCGCCTGACGGCAGCGTCGCACGTATTTCCGAAGCGCCGCGATATGACAGCCACAAACTGATCGAGGAATTCATGATCGCCGCCAATGTGGCCGCGGCGGAAACCCTGGAGGCGCACAAGATGCCGTGCGTCTACCGAACACACGATCAGCCCGACGACGCCAAACTGGAGGGTCTGCGCGAAATGCTGGCCGGGTTTGGTCTTAAGCTGTCGAAGAGCCGCCACATCACGCCGCTCAATCTCAATCAAATCCTCGCCAAAGCAACAGACGGGCCGAACCAACATCTCATCAGCACTTTGGTGCTGCGGGCTCAGGCGCGGGCCGAGTATTCGCCTAATAATATTGGTCATTTCGGCCTCGCCCTCAAACGCTATGCCCATTTCACCTCTCCCATTCGGCGCTATGCGGATTTGCTTGTTCACCGCGCCCTGATTACCGCTCTGGGCTTTGGCGAAGACGGCCTGCCGCCGGGTGTGGAAACGGAATTTACCGAAGTTTGTGCACATATTTCGCAGACCGAGCGGCGCGCCGTCGTGGCGGAGCGCGACGCCAACGACCGTTACACCACGGCCTATCTGGCTACGCATGTCGGCGCTGATTTTCCCGGTCGGGTCTCGGGTGTGGCGCGCTTCGGGCTGTTTGTTGAGCTTGACGAAACTGGCGCGGATGGGCTGATTCCGGCGCGCTCCCTGGGCGCCGCACGCCCACGCCATGACCCGGCCCGCCATTCCCTGTCGTTCGGCGCGACGCACGTCTCGATCGGCGACCGCGTTGTTGTGCGTCTCGCTGACGCCAATGCGCTGACCGGCGGCATGATCTTTGAACTTCTCGAATTGAATGGAAAGCCTTGGAAACAGCGCTCGGGAGGAGATCCGTCGAAGAAGCGTGGACGTGCCGGGAAGGCCCGCAAAGGCGGAAAACGGCACAGGGGAAAATAG
- the topA gene encoding type I DNA topoisomerase — translation MNVVVVESPAKASTINKYLGPDYVVLASYGHVRDLPPKNGSVRPDENFEMTWMVSDGAEKNIRAIGKALKNAQHLYLATDPDREGEAISWHVMDELKGRNLLDGIAVERVVFTEITKTAVLAAMANPRKLDDDLIDAYRARRALDYLVGFTLSPILWRKLPGSRSAGRVQSVALRLICEREAAIEAFIAREYWTVAAKLKTAAGDEIEARLTHLDGKRLDKFDLADEARAMAARDRVAAGEHAVREVEAKRTHRNPSPPFTTSTLQQEASRKLSFTARQTMGVAQQLYEGVALDGERVGLITYMRTDGVHIAAEALQQARATIEREYGARYVPDTVRTYRAQAKNAQEAHEAIRPTDLSQLPQKVRGMLSTDQARLYELIWKRTMASQMASAEIDQTAIVIEPGDGKHTLRATGSVIAFDGFLRLYQEGRDDAAGEDGDRRLPQVKKDEALSLATVIPEQHFTEPPPRFSEASLVRELERLGIGRPSTYASIISVLQDRNYVRIERRRFIPEDRGRIVTVFLENYFRRYVEYDFTAALESELDSISDGQIDWHKVLAGFWTDFKGAIDETSELRITQVIEVLDETLAPHLFPVSEDGKDPRLCPTCDDGRLNLKLGKHGPFIGCTNYPECRHTRPLSGDGDADTGPREIGTHPDSKLAITLRKGPFGYYLQLGEIAEDGKSKPQRVSLPRDVVPDTVDLEAALGLLSLPRDVGAHPEGGKMITAGIGRFGPYVKHDGKFKSLKKDDDILSIGLNRAVSLLAEVSSRGASVLRELGKHPDDDAPVTMKEGRYGTYVQHKRTNATLPKGADQNALTLEEALVLLAAKAGKKKGSVKKKPAAKKKSAAKTGAKKKPVAKKKKSPAKGAVGANQDSVGNS, via the coding sequence ATGAATGTCGTCGTCGTCGAGTCGCCCGCAAAGGCCTCGACAATCAATAAATATTTGGGGCCAGATTACGTGGTGCTGGCCTCCTATGGACATGTGCGCGATCTGCCGCCCAAGAACGGATCCGTCCGTCCAGACGAAAATTTTGAAATGACCTGGATGGTTTCGGACGGCGCCGAAAAAAATATCCGCGCCATCGGAAAAGCGCTCAAGAACGCCCAGCATCTCTATCTCGCCACTGACCCCGACCGTGAAGGCGAGGCCATCTCGTGGCATGTGATGGACGAGTTGAAGGGACGCAATCTCCTTGACGGTATTGCCGTCGAACGGGTCGTGTTTACCGAAATCACCAAAACCGCCGTCTTGGCCGCCATGGCCAATCCGCGCAAGCTCGATGACGACTTGATCGATGCCTATCGCGCGCGACGCGCACTGGATTATCTCGTCGGCTTCACGCTGTCGCCGATCCTGTGGCGAAAGCTGCCGGGATCGCGCTCGGCAGGGCGCGTACAATCGGTCGCGCTGCGCCTAATTTGCGAGCGCGAGGCCGCGATTGAGGCGTTTATCGCGCGCGAGTATTGGACCGTCGCGGCCAAGTTGAAGACCGCCGCCGGCGATGAGATCGAAGCACGCCTCACCCATCTCGACGGCAAAAGATTAGACAAATTCGACCTTGCGGACGAGGCCCGCGCGATGGCCGCGCGCGATCGCGTCGCAGCCGGCGAGCACGCCGTACGGGAAGTCGAAGCCAAGCGCACCCACCGCAATCCGTCGCCGCCGTTCACCACTTCTACCTTGCAGCAGGAAGCCTCGCGCAAACTGTCCTTCACGGCGCGCCAGACCATGGGCGTAGCGCAACAATTATACGAAGGCGTGGCGCTGGACGGGGAGCGCGTCGGGCTGATCACCTATATGCGGACCGATGGCGTCCATATTGCCGCGGAAGCCTTACAGCAGGCGCGCGCCACCATCGAACGTGAATATGGCGCACGCTATGTGCCGGATACAGTGCGTACCTATCGCGCCCAAGCTAAGAACGCCCAAGAAGCGCATGAAGCTATTCGCCCGACCGATCTCAGCCAGCTGCCTCAGAAGGTGCGTGGCATGCTCAGCACCGATCAGGCCCGGCTTTATGAGCTGATTTGGAAACGCACCATGGCCAGCCAAATGGCGAGCGCCGAGATCGATCAAACCGCCATCGTAATCGAGCCCGGCGACGGCAAACACACATTGCGCGCCACCGGCTCGGTAATCGCCTTTGACGGCTTTTTGCGCCTCTATCAGGAAGGCCGCGATGACGCCGCTGGCGAGGACGGTGATCGCCGGCTGCCTCAAGTGAAGAAGGATGAAGCACTTTCCCTCGCCACTGTTATCCCAGAGCAGCACTTCACCGAGCCGCCACCGCGCTTTTCTGAAGCGAGCCTGGTGAGGGAATTGGAACGGCTCGGCATCGGCCGGCCTTCCACTTATGCCTCGATCATATCGGTGCTCCAGGACCGCAATTATGTCCGCATCGAGCGCCGCCGCTTCATACCGGAGGATCGCGGCCGCATCGTCACCGTATTCCTGGAAAATTATTTCCGCCGCTATGTGGAGTATGACTTCACCGCCGCGCTTGAATCCGAGCTCGACAGTATTTCCGACGGCCAGATCGATTGGCACAAGGTACTCGCCGGATTCTGGACCGATTTCAAAGGCGCCATTGACGAAACCTCGGAACTGCGGATCACCCAGGTCATCGAAGTTCTCGACGAAACATTGGCACCGCACTTGTTTCCCGTTTCCGAAGATGGCAAGGACCCGCGCCTCTGTCCGACATGCGATGATGGCCGACTTAATCTAAAACTTGGCAAGCACGGCCCGTTCATCGGCTGCACAAACTATCCGGAGTGCCGCCATACGCGCCCGCTTAGCGGCGACGGCGACGCCGATACCGGGCCGAGAGAAATCGGCACCCACCCGGATTCAAAGCTGGCGATTACGCTCCGTAAAGGGCCCTTCGGCTATTACCTGCAATTGGGCGAAATCGCCGAAGATGGTAAAAGCAAGCCGCAGCGCGTTTCGCTGCCGCGTGACGTGGTGCCGGATACCGTCGATCTGGAAGCAGCACTTGGCCTGTTGTCGTTGCCGCGCGATGTCGGGGCCCATCCCGAAGGCGGCAAGATGATCACCGCTGGGATCGGGCGCTTCGGCCCCTACGTCAAACATGACGGCAAGTTCAAATCGTTGAAGAAAGACGACGACATATTGAGCATTGGCCTTAATCGAGCGGTTAGTTTGTTAGCCGAAGTCAGCTCACGCGGCGCCTCGGTGCTACGTGAGCTCGGCAAGCACCCCGACGACGACGCGCCGGTGACCATGAAGGAAGGCCGTTACGGCACGTATGTGCAGCACAAACGCACAAACGCTACCTTGCCTAAGGGGGCGGATCAAAACGCGCTCACCCTCGAAGAAGCCTTGGTGCTGCTGGCAGCGAAGGCTGGCAAGAAAAAAGGCAGCGTAAAAAAGAAGCCCGCCGCAAAGAAGAAGAGCGCCGCAAAGACTGGCGCCAAGAAGAAACCCGTCGCGAAGAAGAAAAAAAGCCCGGCCAAGGGGGCCGTCGGCGCTAACCAAGATAGCGTCGGGAATAGCTAA
- the dprA gene encoding DNA-processing protein DprA gives MVDARPLSDNERLDWLRLSRSENIGPITFFALLQRFGGAARALDALPELARSGGRKRSIKLFSKSDAEREIAALEKIGGRFLACHECGYPAPLAALSDCPPLIAIRGHGHLLESNIIAMVGARNASANGIRFACHLAADLGAAGFAVVSGMARGIDTAAHQGALESGTLAVMGGGVDVVYPKQNAALYEEIVARGVVIGEPPLGTVPQARHFPRRNRIISGLARGVVVVEAAPRSGSLITARLAGEQGREVFAVPGSPLDSRSRGCNGLIRDGAILVQGAEDIIEAFAGVIPDTLGEQRNDEFGAPDMVAMGESELAAARPRALELLGPSPVPIDELLRQSRLTPALPLTILLELELAGRLERHVGGQVSLIESV, from the coding sequence ATGGTTGATGCGCGCCCTCTTAGCGACAACGAACGTCTCGACTGGCTGCGCCTGTCGCGCAGCGAAAATATCGGCCCCATCACCTTCTTCGCGCTTTTGCAACGCTTTGGCGGCGCGGCACGGGCGCTCGACGCATTGCCGGAGTTGGCGCGCAGCGGCGGCCGCAAGCGCTCTATCAAACTGTTCTCCAAATCGGACGCCGAGCGCGAGATCGCTGCGCTTGAAAAAATCGGCGGCCGTTTCCTCGCCTGTCATGAGTGCGGCTATCCCGCACCGCTCGCCGCGCTTTCCGATTGTCCGCCACTGATCGCCATCCGCGGGCATGGCCATCTGCTCGAAAGTAATATCATCGCCATGGTGGGCGCGCGCAACGCCTCGGCCAACGGCATCCGATTCGCCTGCCACTTGGCGGCGGATTTGGGCGCCGCCGGTTTCGCCGTAGTCTCCGGCATGGCGCGCGGCATCGACACGGCGGCACATCAAGGCGCGCTCGAGAGCGGCACTCTCGCCGTGATGGGCGGCGGCGTCGATGTCGTCTATCCCAAGCAAAACGCCGCGCTCTACGAGGAAATCGTCGCGCGCGGTGTGGTAATCGGCGAGCCGCCGCTCGGCACCGTTCCCCAGGCGCGCCATTTTCCCCGCCGCAATAGAATCATATCAGGCTTGGCGCGCGGCGTCGTCGTCGTCGAGGCCGCGCCGCGTTCAGGCTCGCTCATAACCGCCCGCCTGGCGGGCGAACAGGGCCGCGAAGTATTCGCGGTGCCGGGCTCACCGCTGGATTCGCGCAGCCGCGGTTGCAACGGCCTGATCCGCGACGGCGCAATCCTGGTGCAAGGGGCTGAGGACATTATCGAAGCCTTTGCCGGCGTAATTCCCGACACCCTGGGTGAGCAACGAAACGACGAATTTGGCGCTCCGGACATGGTGGCGATGGGCGAATCGGAACTGGCTGCGGCCCGCCCTAGAGCGCTTGAACTGCTCGGCCCGAGCCCTGTTCCGATTGACGAGCTGCTGCGTCAGAGCAGGTTGACACCTGCCCTGCCACTCACCATCTTGTTGGAACTTGAGCTGGCGGGCCGCTTGGAACGCCATGTTGGAGGTCAGGTTTCGTTAATAGAATCAGTGTGA
- the plsY gene encoding glycerol-3-phosphate 1-O-acyltransferase PlsY yields MPDPISWAYSWPYYAVAFAAAYVLGSVPVGLLLARLFGHGDIRAIGSGNIGATNVLRTGNKPLAAATLLLDGAKGAAAVLLAGQYGPDLALAAGIAAVIGHVAPVWLLFRGGKGVATSLGVLLAVDWRLGLIACAVWLAAAAIFRYSSLAALIALVSAPGFGYLLAGRQLAELAALLAVIVVVKHHANIRRLLSGRESRFGADRGKSASG; encoded by the coding sequence ATGCCCGATCCGATTAGTTGGGCGTATTCTTGGCCTTACTACGCGGTCGCTTTCGCCGCCGCCTATGTGTTGGGCTCAGTACCCGTCGGGCTGCTGCTCGCGCGCCTTTTTGGGCACGGCGATATCCGCGCCATCGGCTCGGGCAATATCGGCGCCACCAATGTGCTCCGCACCGGCAACAAGCCGCTCGCCGCAGCCACTTTGCTGCTCGACGGCGCCAAGGGTGCGGCGGCCGTCTTGTTGGCCGGCCAATATGGCCCCGACCTAGCCCTCGCGGCAGGCATTGCCGCGGTCATCGGGCATGTGGCGCCGGTCTGGCTGTTGTTTCGCGGCGGCAAGGGCGTGGCGACCAGCCTCGGCGTGCTGCTCGCGGTCGACTGGCGGCTTGGTCTAATCGCTTGCGCCGTGTGGCTCGCCGCCGCCGCAATCTTTCGCTATTCCTCGCTGGCAGCCCTGATCGCCTTGGTTTCGGCGCCGGGCTTCGGCTATTTGCTCGCCGGCCGCCAACTCGCCGAATTGGCAGCATTGCTGGCGGTCATCGTGGTCGTCAAACATCACGCCAACATCCGCCGTCTGTTGAGCGGGCGTGAATCCAGATTTGGCGCCGACAGGGGTAAATCAGCCAGCGGTTGA
- a CDS encoding dihydroorotase, with protein MTDKRTAYINARLLDPESGLDALGGLLTEGAHITDLGPGLFADGVPEGIETVDCGGHCLSPGLVDMHVHLREPGHEHKETIATGSQSALAGGVTSLCCMPNTDPVIDNVGLIEFIHRRAREAKGAKVFPFAAVTKGLGGKQLTEFGMLAEAGAVAFTDDGLPISDSQVMRRALSYAKTFDLLISQHAEDLSLSSCGCMAEGEVATRLGLDGIPEISETVMVERDIRLVEHTDGRYHVAHISTADAVDCVRRAKARGLRVTCEAAPHHFSLTDLDVGDYRTFAKMAPPLRSETNRAAIVEGLKDGTIDAIATDHAPHDQESKRLPMAHAANGIVGLETLLPLSLELYHGGHMPLLELLRRLTLAPADLLKLPVGRLRKGAPADLLLFDLEAPWVVDSTKFRSMSKNTPFDGRPVQGRALRTIVDGRTLFTAET; from the coding sequence ATGACCGATAAACGCACCGCCTATATCAACGCTCGCCTGCTGGACCCGGAAAGCGGGCTCGACGCCCTCGGCGGCCTGTTGACAGAGGGCGCGCACATCACCGATCTCGGCCCAGGCCTCTTTGCCGATGGCGTGCCAGAGGGCATCGAAACTGTAGATTGCGGCGGCCATTGCCTGTCTCCCGGGCTGGTCGACATGCATGTCCATCTGCGCGAGCCCGGCCACGAGCATAAGGAAACCATCGCCACCGGTAGCCAGTCGGCACTGGCCGGCGGTGTGACCAGTCTGTGCTGCATGCCCAACACCGACCCAGTGATCGACAATGTTGGGCTGATCGAATTCATCCACCGCCGCGCGCGCGAAGCCAAGGGCGCCAAGGTGTTCCCGTTTGCCGCCGTCACCAAGGGGCTGGGAGGCAAACAATTGACCGAATTCGGCATGCTGGCCGAGGCCGGCGCAGTGGCGTTCACTGATGATGGGCTGCCAATTTCCGATAGCCAGGTGATGCGCCGCGCACTGAGCTATGCCAAAACATTCGACCTGCTAATTTCGCAGCATGCCGAGGATCTTTCTCTGTCCTCATGCGGTTGCATGGCTGAGGGCGAGGTCGCCACCCGCCTCGGCCTCGACGGCATTCCGGAGATCTCCGAGACCGTGATGGTGGAGCGTGATATCCGCCTGGTCGAGCACACCGACGGACGCTATCACGTCGCCCATATCTCGACCGCCGACGCCGTGGATTGCGTACGCCGCGCCAAGGCGCGCGGGTTGCGGGTCACCTGCGAAGCCGCGCCACATCACTTTTCCCTCACCGATCTCGATGTCGGCGATTACCGCACCTTCGCCAAAATGGCGCCGCCGTTGCGAAGCGAGACCAACCGCGCCGCCATCGTCGAAGGCCTGAAGGACGGCACCATCGATGCCATCGCCACTGACCACGCACCGCACGATCAGGAGAGCAAGCGCCTGCCGATGGCCCATGCGGCGAATGGCATTGTCGGTCTGGAAACCCTGTTGCCGCTGTCACTGGAACTTTATCATGGCGGCCACATGCCCCTGCTCGAGCTGTTGCGTCGTCTGACACTGGCCCCGGCAGACCTGTTGAAATTGCCGGTCGGGCGCTTGCGCAAGGGCGCGCCGGCAGACCTCCTGCTGTTCGACCTCGAGGCGCCTTGGGTAGTGGACAGCACGAAATTTCGCAGCATGTCCAAAAATACGCCGTTCGATGGCCGCCCGGTGCAAGGCCGCGCCCTGCGGACGATCGTCGACGGGCGCACCTTGTTCACCGCCGAAACCTAA
- a CDS encoding aspartate carbamoyltransferase catalytic subunit — MQPLSRPNALAQRDLLGIEGLSPDTVSAILDLSETYVALNRNAQKKSDILRGRTLILLFFETSTRTRTSFELAGKRLGADVINISVASSAIKKGETLIDTAMTLNAMHPDVIVVRHPDAGAVRLLANHVNCSVINAGDGSHEHPTQALLDALTIRNHKGRLDGLRVAICGDVMHSRVARSNILLLTMMGSQVRLIAPPTLLPPAIERLGVEVFHDMRRGLEECDIIMMLRLQAERMQGTFVPSTREYFRYFGLDEAKLAMARPDALIMHPGPMNRGVEIDSRVADDITRSAILEQVELGLAVRQACLDMLGRDPESV; from the coding sequence ATGCAGCCCCTGTCGCGTCCCAATGCGCTTGCCCAGCGTGACCTGCTCGGGATTGAAGGTCTTTCCCCCGACACGGTATCGGCGATTCTCGATCTATCCGAAACCTATGTCGCGCTCAACCGCAACGCCCAGAAGAAATCGGACATATTGCGTGGCCGCACGCTGATCCTTTTATTTTTCGAAACTTCGACGCGTACCCGCACTTCGTTCGAGCTCGCCGGCAAGCGCCTCGGCGCCGATGTCATCAATATTTCCGTCGCCTCGTCGGCGATCAAAAAGGGCGAAACCCTGATCGATACGGCGATGACGCTGAACGCCATGCATCCCGATGTCATCGTTGTCCGCCATCCGGACGCCGGCGCGGTTCGTCTGCTTGCCAATCACGTCAATTGCTCGGTCATTAATGCCGGCGACGGCAGCCATGAGCACCCCACTCAGGCCTTGCTCGACGCCCTCACCATCCGCAACCATAAGGGCCGCCTCGATGGTCTGCGGGTGGCGATTTGTGGCGATGTCATGCACAGCCGGGTTGCGCGCTCGAATATTCTTCTGCTCACCATGATGGGCTCACAAGTGCGGCTGATAGCGCCGCCGACCCTACTGCCGCCCGCCATCGAGCGCCTCGGCGTCGAAGTTTTTCACGATATGCGGCGCGGCCTCGAGGAATGCGACATCATCATGATGCTGCGCCTCCAGGCGGAGCGCATGCAGGGCACTTTCGTGCCATCAACGCGCGAATATTTCCGCTATTTCGGCCTCGACGAAGCCAAGCTCGCGATGGCCCGACCGGATGCGCTGATCATGCACCCTGGGCCGATGAACCGCGGCGTTGAAATCGACAGCCGCGTCGCCGACGACATCACCCGGAGCGCTATTTTGGAACAGGTCGAGCTCGGTCTGGCGGTGCGTCAGGCGTGCCTCGACATGCTGGGGCGCGACCCCGAGAGCGTGTGA